The following DNA comes from Brassica oleracea var. oleracea cultivar TO1000 chromosome C5, BOL, whole genome shotgun sequence.
TGGGGCGTCTCTTAAACCCTGATTGCCAATCCATGGCGAAGATGATTGAATACATGCCAACTGCATGGCGTGTGTATGGAAGGGTCTGGGGAATTGCACTCTCCAGAGATCGTTTTCAGTTTGTGTTTCAGCGGGAGGAGGATCTCCAAACAGTGTTACAAGACAGACCTTGGTCCTATAATCACTGGACGATGATGCTGGAACGATGGACAGCAAACCCACCGGAAGGATTTTTACAATCGATGTCCCTTTGGATTCGAATTCGGAACATTCCTCCGATCTTCTACACCGCTGAAACAATGTACAAGCTTGCATCGGAGGTTGGGAAAGTTGAGGAGATAAATTATGATCCTAAAATATCCCAGACAAAGGAATACATCCGAGTGATGATCACCTTTGATGTCGCGAATCCAGTCAAGGCGACAAGGAAACTGAATGTTCCATCGGGACGTACGGTCACTATTGAATTTGAGTATGAAAAGATTCACAAGAGATGTTTTCATTGTCTGAGGCTCACTCACGAGAAGATTCGTTGTCCACTGCTGAGAAGAGGGCATGGAAATGATCGTAGAGTTATTCATGACCGGGTTCCGGAACATAGCCTGGAACGCAACAGAACAACGTCAATGCCGCTGAAAGGAGTTTGTTTGGAGGGCCCTCCTGGTTTCCCAATACTTTTCCCTGAGCTCTCTCCAGAGGACCGCAAGATGGCCATGTTGTATATCTCGCACTCAGATGAAACAGAGAGATTGGCGAGAATTGAGAGGGTGAAGCAGGGGATTGCAGAGAATGCCTCTGAATCATCTCTACGTTTGACTCGAATCACTAAAGAGTTGGACAAAGGGAAAGGGCACATATTCTCTTATACGGAACCACCCCTAGAGAGGTCACAGAAGAACCTGGCCTTAACTGCGTCGAAAGATCCCCGGCGACATGATCTACACTCGGATGGTGAATCTGGCTCATCAGGACCACATTTCTCTTCCCAATCAGCTCCGAATCTGGCTCCGACAGTTTTTTGTCTTGGCCCTTCTTCGGAGGGGCTTACTACCGGAAACGTTGGATCAAAAAAGCCACAAAGGAGAAGACCTCAGGCCTGGAAAAGAAGAGCAATGCCAAAAGCTGGAACAAGGGAGACAGATCTCTCAGCTCCGTCCTCACTTCCTCCATCATCCTCTACGAAAAGAAAGTCAGTTACACCCTTGGATACGCCAGAAAGCAAAAACCCAAAGTTCTCAAACTCTACGGTGGCTTCCGTATTGAAACTGCTGCCTACCCAATGAGCATTCTCAGTTGGAACTGTCGAGGCGCTGGTGGCGTCGAGACAGTTCGTCATCTCCGGGGATTACGCAAAAAGTTCTTCCCGGATCTCATATTTTTAATGGAAACAAAACAAAAGTTTGAGTACGTGTTGGGTTTGAAGAAAAGTCTTGGGTATAATCATTTATTAACGGTGGAACCGGTGGGTTTGAGTGGAGGACTAGCGGTTCTCTGGAAAGATAGCTTTCAGGTTGATGCATGTGGTGTCAAGTGATAATCGGTTAATTGACATGAAAGTAAAGTTTGGATCGTGTACCTTCTTTCTCTCATGTGTGTATGGAGATCCCATTGTTGCTAAAAGAAAAGAGGTGTGGGATCGGCTGGTGGGTATTGGTTTAAGAAGAGATGAAGCTTGGCTCTTAGCTGGCGATTTTAATGAATTGACATCCAACAGAGAAAAAAGTGGTGGAGCAGTCAGAAATGAGTCAAGCTTCTGGGAATTCCGCAACATGATCCAGGACTGCAAGCTGAAGGAAGTTAAACCTTCCGGAAATCAACTGTCTTGGGCTGGGGTCCGGGAAGATGATTGGGTCCAATGTAAACTTGATAGGAACTTGGGTAACAGTGAGTGGTTCTCGTCCTACCCGAGGTCAAGTTGTAAATATCTAGAGCTCTGGGCTTCTGATCAAGACCCATCCATATAAGCTTTGCATTAGAGAAGGAAAACTTAACTAAAAGAAGATTTTTCTTCGATAAACGGATGATCTCCAGAGAAGGGTTCGAAGACCTAGTGAGACAGAGTTGGGAAGGGAAGAGAGGGGAACAGAGCAGGACAATAGACCGTATAAAGAGGTGTCGTCGCAGGATTATGGAGTGGAAGAAACAGTCTAATTTAAATTCACGCGATAAGATTACTCGCTTAAAAGCAGCTCTCGAGGTGGAAGTTTCCAAACTCTCTCCTTCTTTCGTTCTGATGAGAACTCTGAAACAGGAGCTGGCCGAAGCGTTACGTGAAGAAGAGTTATTCTGGAGACAAAAGTGTAGAGAAGAGTGGTTGCGTGCCGGTGATCGCAACACTAAATATTTTCACAACTGTGTGAAAGGGCGAAGGATTCAGAACCGTATTTTGATGTTGCTCGATGAACTGGGGAGAGAACATTTTTCGGAGGGAGCGAAAGGTGACATTGCAGTTAATTTCTACAGAGATCTTTTCACTAGCTCGAACCCTCATGATTTGGACTCGATCTTCCGAGGTTTTAGACCGAGGGTGATGGATAGTATGAATGCACACCTTACTCGTCAGGTCTCTAATGATGAAATTAAACAAGCAGCTTTTAGCGTCAAAGGAAGCAGTGCTCCTGGAGAGGATGGGTTGACAGGTTTGTTCTATCAGAAGTTCTGGCATATCGTTGGACCTAGCTTAACTCAGGAGATTAAGGAGTTCTTCATGTCTGCAAGAATCCCCGACGGATGGAATCATACCCAGTTAAGCTTGCTGCCTAAGATAGTTAATCCGACAAAGGTCCAGGATATGAGACCAATAAGTCTATGCTCAGTCCAATATAATATCATATCCAAGATCCTATGTAATCGCCTGAAAGTGATTCTCCCCGAGATTATTTCGGATACTCAAGGAGCTTTCGTTTCTGGCCGGCTGATCTCAGACAATGTTATCATAGCCCATGAGTTGGTTCACGGGCTGAGAACTAGTGATAACATTTCAGAGGGTTGGATGGCAGTCAAAACTGACATGTCAAAAGCCTATGATCGTGTGGAATGGAACTTTCTAGAGGTAATGATGAAGAAAATGGGTTTCGACAGGATGTGGATAAGATGGATTATGTCCTGTGTGAGCACTGTCTCGTTCTCTTTCTTGATGAATGGGGTTTCACATGGATTTATTAAACCAGAACGTGGCATACGTCAAGGTGATCCGCTCTCTCCGTTTCTGTTCATCCTCTGCGCTGAAGCTCTAGTTAACCGGCTCAATGTGTCCGAAGAAGAAGGCCGTCTGAATGGTATCAAACTTGCAGCGGATAGCCCTTCAGTCCATCATCTCTTATTTGCGGATGATAGCCTGCTTTTGTGCAAAGCGAATGTGGAGGAAGCATCAGAACTCCTTGCGTGTTTATCTTCATATGGTGAGGCGTCGGGTCAAATGGTTGGAAACATAGGACGGAGACCTTCATATGCATGGCGAAGCATCCTTCATGGTCGCGAGCTCCTTAAACAAGGTTTGATAAAGGAAATTGGTAATGGAGAAGATACAAGAGTTTGGCTGGATAATTGGATTGT
Coding sequences within:
- the LOC106292285 gene encoding uncharacterized protein LOC106292285, producing MSFKIITEFNVISGQFSTITLDLLSENLNLCCTPTVTKVSTSKMMADMLHNAICAMSLEEEEPLTLPDSPRFRVINENERSLLGRLLNPDCQSMAKMIEYMPTAWRVYGRVWGIALSRDRFQFVFQREEDLQTVLQDRPWSYNHWTMMLERWTANPPEGFLQSMSLWIRIRNIPPIFYTAETMYKLASEVGKVEEINYDPKISQTKEYIRVMITFDVANPVKATRKLNVPSGRTVTIEFEYEKIHKRCFHCLRLTHEKIRCPLLRRGHGNDRRVIHDRVPEHSLERNRTTSMPLKGVCLEGPPGFPILFPELSPEDRKMAMLYISHSDETERLARIERVKQGIAENASESSLRLTRITKELDKGKGHIFSYTEPPLERSQKNLALTASKDPRRHDLHSDGESGSSGPHFSSQSAPNLAPTVFCLGPSSEGLTTGNVGSKKPQRRRPQAWKRRAMPKAGTRETDLSAPSSLPPSSSTKRKSVTPLDTPESKNPKFSNSTVASVLKLLPTQ